The DNA sequence ACTGACATGTCACCCGATGGTGTATCCATGCTGGGTGTTGCTGAAATCGAAAACCGCAGTGTTTTGGAAGATCTGGTCAGTCAAGAAAGCATTGCTGATCGCAATTATCAGATTGTTCATTATGACAGCCCCGATCGTAGAGGCATCGACGTAGGCTTGCTCTACAATCCCAAATATTTTACGGTGACCGAAAGTCGGGCCGTACCGCTCATGATTTATGAATTGAACGGCGAAGACCGTATCTACACCCGTGACATTCTGCTCGTGGGTGGCCTTTACGATGGTGAGCCCCTTTATGTGATGGTCAATCACTGGCCTTCCCGGCGTGGTGGTGAAGCCGCTAGTGCCCGCCTGCGCAATGCTGGTGCACTGGTGTGCAAAAACCTGAGTGACTCCCTGCGTACGGCTATTCCCAATGTCAAAATCGTCATTATGGGTGACCTCAACGACGATCCCACTTCGCCCAGTGTTGCCCAGGTTCTCGCTGCCCAGGGCAAGAAAAACAAGGTGCGCAAAGGTGGCTTTTACACCCCCATGTGGGAGTTTTTCCGCAAAGGAATGGGCAGTAATGCTTATCGCGATGCCTGGAGTTTATTCGACCAACTCATACTCAGCGATAACTTTCTGGATGAGAACCAGAAAGGCTACCGCTTTTATCAAGCTTATATTTACAACCCCAACTACCTCATCCAGAAGAATGGTCACTTTGTAGGGTATCCCTTCCGTACTTTTGCTGGTGATGCTTATTTGGGAGGATACAGTGATCACTTTCCCGTATACATGGCCATCCTGAAACCGGTTAATTGATGTATTCTCGCGAACAGGCTACGCAGATCAGGAAATCGTTTTGGACCACTTTTGGTCAATACATGCGACCAATACCTTCTGCTGATGGCCTGAAAGTCAACTGGATCAATTATAAAACAGGCTTCAAGGGATTGAACTTTAGTTTGGATGTTGATAAAGAAAAAGCCTACATCGGCATTGTACTAAACCAGAAAGATCCAGACCTGAGAAGCCTGTTTTACGAGCAACTCCTAGAACTCAAGGGCTTACTTCATACGCACATGGGCGAAGAATGGAGCTGGGAAGAAGTGGCTACTAATGCCCAATACCAGGAAATTAGTCAGGTCTACACGCTTCTACCAGGAGTGAGCCTCTTTCATCAGGAAGATTGGCCTGCCATCATTTCTTTTTTCAAAACCAGGTTGATTGCCCTGGATGAGTTCTGGTCCATGGGGAAGTTTCACTTTGAGCCGTTAAAGTTTTAGGGGGGACCACATGAGACACTTAAGGACACATGAGCATATTTTCTTGAACTCCAATTCAAATTCGCTGCTTACTTCAACACACGCTTCAATACCCCCAACAACTGGTCTACCTCTGCTTGGGTGTTGTGATGAGAAAAGGATACGCGGATATTTACAGCGTCATCATCGTCTCCGCGGAGGGCGCGAATGACGTGGGAACCCGTATCAGTGCCTGAGCTGCAAGCACTCCCACCACTTACACTGATGCCTGCAATATCAAGGTTGAACAGCAAGAGTTCCGTTTTTGGAGAAGCGGGGAAACGCAGGTTGAGCACCTTGTAGTGGCCTCCTTCGGGGTCGCCATTAAATTCAACGTCGGGAAAGTCTTTGGCGAGTTCCTCACAAAGATAGGTACGCAATGAGCGGATTTTTTGCTCCCGCTCAGTACGTTCCTGATAAGCCAGATCCAGCGCTTTGGCCATGCCTACTATGCCGTAAGTGTTTTCGGTACCCGCGCGCATATTGCGCTCCTGGGCGCCGCCATCGAGGTAAGGTTGGATGATGTTATCGCCATTGATGTAAATAAACCCGACGCCTTTAGGGCCATAAAATTTGTGGGCAGCTCCCGACAGAAAGCTGATCGGTGTCGCTTCTACATCAATAGGATAGTAGCCCATTGTCTGGACAGTGTCCGAATGAAAATAAGCGCCGTACTCCTGGCAAAGCGTACCTATCTCCTGAAGATCGATCATGGTGCCGATCTCATTATTGGAGTGCATCAAAGCAACCATTGTTTTCTGACTTTGATCAGCCAGCAGGCTGCGTAAGTGATCTAAGACCACCTGCCCTTTTTCATTAAGTTGTACGTGAACGATTTCGATCTGATCACTTTGCTTGCTAATACTATCCAAAGAATGCAGCACACAGTGATGTTCCATAGGCGAAGAAATGATCCGGCGTACACCCAGATCACGCACAGCACATTTGAGGGCCATGTTGTTGGCTTCTGTTCCGCCGGAAGTGAAGAAAATCTCGCCAATAGAAGCATTCAAGTGCTTGGCGATGGTGCGCCTTGCCTGTTCAATCGTTGTTCTGGCCTGGCGGCCTTCCGCGTGTATGCTGGACGGGTTGCCGTGTACTTCCTGCATTACCACAGTCATCGCCTCAATGACTTGGGGATCCAGGGGTGTGGTGGCGGCGTTGTCCAGGTATATTCTTTTCTTACTCATGCGTTGTTTAAATTCTCATCCAAACTCAGTAGAGGGATACAGGCTACTTCGCACCCTTTTTAGTAGAGGGTAGAGAGATTGAAAGACCAATACTCATTAATTTCCTAAACCAGTATATGGGCGATATTGGAAATAATAAAAGAGATAACTGCCTTTAACAAGACCAGAATCCCTATACCCTATACCTAGTACCTAGTACGGTGAGATTTACCTTGCACAAAGCCCACCCTTTAGGCAATACATAAAGGTAAATCTCACATTACAACTCGCGGCTAAACCAATCAGCTACCAAACCCGTTTCTGTGCCGATCTCGTTGCGGTGGTGAAACTCATTGGTGCGCGGATTATACTCGTAATCCTTGGCCCACTCCTGGTGGTTTTCGGCCAGTTCTTTGATGGCATCGGCAATGTACTGCAC is a window from the Lewinella sp. LCG006 genome containing:
- a CDS encoding endonuclease/exonuclease/phosphatase family protein, coding for MIKHFRNLLGLSFALFLTLSLSAQEQAYKVGLLGFYNLENLFDTIDTPDVNDTEFSPAGAKNYNGRLYYDKLNNLSRVISELGTDMSPDGVSMLGVAEIENRSVLEDLVSQESIADRNYQIVHYDSPDRRGIDVGLLYNPKYFTVTESRAVPLMIYELNGEDRIYTRDILLVGGLYDGEPLYVMVNHWPSRRGGEAASARLRNAGALVCKNLSDSLRTAIPNVKIVIMGDLNDDPTSPSVAQVLAAQGKKNKVRKGGFYTPMWEFFRKGMGSNAYRDAWSLFDQLILSDNFLDENQKGYRFYQAYIYNPNYLIQKNGHFVGYPFRTFAGDAYLGGYSDHFPVYMAILKPVN
- a CDS encoding DUF4268 domain-containing protein, whose amino-acid sequence is MYSREQATQIRKSFWTTFGQYMRPIPSADGLKVNWINYKTGFKGLNFSLDVDKEKAYIGIVLNQKDPDLRSLFYEQLLELKGLLHTHMGEEWSWEEVATNAQYQEISQVYTLLPGVSLFHQEDWPAIISFFKTRLIALDEFWSMGKFHFEPLKF
- a CDS encoding cysteine desulfurase family protein — protein: MSKKRIYLDNAATTPLDPQVIEAMTVVMQEVHGNPSSIHAEGRQARTTIEQARRTIAKHLNASIGEIFFTSGGTEANNMALKCAVRDLGVRRIISSPMEHHCVLHSLDSISKQSDQIEIVHVQLNEKGQVVLDHLRSLLADQSQKTMVALMHSNNEIGTMIDLQEIGTLCQEYGAYFHSDTVQTMGYYPIDVEATPISFLSGAAHKFYGPKGVGFIYINGDNIIQPYLDGGAQERNMRAGTENTYGIVGMAKALDLAYQERTEREQKIRSLRTYLCEELAKDFPDVEFNGDPEGGHYKVLNLRFPASPKTELLLFNLDIAGISVSGGSACSSGTDTGSHVIRALRGDDDDAVNIRVSFSHHNTQAEVDQLLGVLKRVLK